In one Ischnura elegans chromosome 13, ioIscEleg1.1, whole genome shotgun sequence genomic region, the following are encoded:
- the LOC124170068 gene encoding uncharacterized protein LOC124170068 — protein sequence MSSCKNCRKIVRNTVLECSDCGNKFHGNCLDIPVTKQEIEAIKASKQVWRCIECTNVRRSSMNSDSTSAPSKSASTSSPTDSVLDLFKEIKADLKSTEANLGDSINKLYDRLDDISSVLEVHSKRFDECYARMDFLESENRSLKKQIALLAKHSDDLEQRSLVNSVEIHGYPLQKNEDLPSIICNIGAELGVTVKASDIESCYRFKPKSESGHSGIHVKFLRQHIKEDLLAKRRVKRDFSTRHLNLDVSPTPLYINEALCPGRRKVLHAARAAKNEKGYKYLWIRGGKVLMRKAEKEPVFVLTSLDDINFV from the coding sequence ATGAGTTCCTGCAAAAATTGCAGAAAGATAGTGCGAAACACAGTGTTGGAGTGCTCCGATTGTGGAAACAAATTCCACGGAAACTGTTTAGATATTCCTGTAACTAAACAGGAAATTGAAGCAATTAAAGCTAGCAAGCAAGTTTGGCGATGCATCGAGTGCACCAATGTTCGCAGGTCCAGCATGAACAGTGACTCTACGAGTGCGCCGAGTAAAAGTGCGTCCACCAGTTCTCCAACGGATTCAGTTTTAGatctttttaaagaaatcaaagCTGATCTGAAGTCAACGGAGGCTAATCTTGGAGACTCGATCAACAAATTATATGATCGGCTGGACGATATATCCTCGGTGCTTGAGGTTCACAGTAAGAGATTCGATGAGTGCTATGCTAGAATGGACTTTTTAGAAAGTGAAAATCGATCGCTGAAGAAGCAAATTGCGCTTCTTGCAAAACACTCTGATGACCTTGAACAACGCAGTTTAGTAAATTCAGTTGAGATTCacggttacccacttcaaaaaaACGAAGACCTCCCGAGCATAATTTGTAATATCGGAGCCGAGTTGGGGGTTACAGTCAAAGCGAGCGACATTGAGAGTTGTTACCGCTTCAAACCCAAGTCGGAAAGTGGGCATAGTGGTATCCACGTCAAGTTCCTCCGTCAACACATCAAAGAAGATCTACTGGCAAAAAGAAGAGTAAAGAGGGACTTCTCTACGCGGCACCTGAACCTCGATGTGTCACCCACCCCTCTCTACATAAACGAGGCTCTTTGTCCTGGGAGGAGAAAAGTGCTGCATGCTGCAAGAGCTGCTAAAAATGAGAAAGGCTATAAATACTTGTGGATACGTGGAGGTAAAGTTCTAATGCGAAAAGCTGAGAAAGAACCAGTGTTTGTTTTGACGAGTTTGGACGAtataaattttgtataa